From a single Leopardus geoffroyi isolate Oge1 chromosome E1, O.geoffroyi_Oge1_pat1.0, whole genome shotgun sequence genomic region:
- the ARHGAP27 gene encoding rho GTPase-activating protein 27 isoform X5, with product MQPGLSPLSPRDQRPPTPETDYPESLTSYPEEDYSPVGSFSEPRSASPLATPPGWSCHVSPEGQTLYTNHFTQEQWMRLEDERGKPYFYNPDEDSVQWELPQVPVPAPRSICKSSQNSETPAQDSPPEEKIKTLDKAGVLHRTKTVDKGKRLRKKHWSASWTVLEGGILTFFKDSKASAAGGLRQPPKLSTPEYTVDLRGASLSWAPKDKSSRKNVLELRSRDGSEYLIQHDSEAIISTWHKAIGEGIQELSSDLPPEEESESSNADFGSRERLGSWLEGEARPTAGAATAESDLSKVRHKLRKFLLRRPTLQSLREKGYIKDQVFGCALAALCERERSSVPRFVQQCIRTVEARGLDIDGLYRISGNLATIQKLRYKVDHDERLDLEDGRWEDVHVITGALKLFFRELPEPLFPFSHFRQFIEAIKLPDQAQRGRRVRDLVRSLPAPNHDTLRLLFQHLCRVIEHGDQNRMSVQSVAIVFGPTLLRPETEETSMPMTMVFQSQVVELILQRCSDIFRPH from the exons ATGCAGCCGGGACTGAGTCCGCTCAGCCCCAGGGACCAGAGG CCCCCTACCCCTGAGACGGACTACCCCGAGTCGCTGACCAGTTACCCCGAGGAGGACTATTCCCCCGTGGGCTCTTTCAGTGAGCCACGGTCCGCCTCTCCCTTGGCCACGCCCCCCGGCTGGTCTTGCCACGTGAGCCCCGAGGGGCAGACGCTCTACACCAACCACTTCACCCAGGAGCAG TGGATGAGGCTGGAGGACGAACGCGGGAAGCCCTACTTCTACAACCCAGATGAGGACTCGGTTCAGTGGGAGCTGCCCCAG gttcctgtccctgcccctcgAAGCATCTGCAAATCCAGCCAGAACAGTGAGACCCCAGCCCAGGACAGCCCCCCTGAGGAGAAG ATCAAGACCCTGGACAAGGCCGGTGTGCTGCATCGCACCAAGACAGTGGACAAAGGAAAGCGGCTCCG GAAGAAGCACTGGAGCGCCTCCTGGACGGTGCTGGAGGGTGGCATCCTGACTTTCTTCAAGGACTCCAAGGCCTCAGCTGCAGGCGGCCTG AGGCAGCCTCCCAAGCTCTCCACCCCTGAGTACACAGTGGATCTGAGGGGGGCCTCTCTCTCCTGGGCCCCCAAAGACAAATCTAGCAGGAAGAATGTGCTGGAG CTACGGAGCCGAGATGGCTCAGAGTACCTGATCCAGCACGACTCAGAGGCCATTATCAGCACCTGGCACAAGGCCATCGGTGAGGGCATCCAGGAGCTG TCCTCAGACCTGCCCCCGGAGGAGGAAAGCGAGAGCAGCAACGCGGACTTCGGGTCCAGGGAGCGCCTGGGAAGCTGGCTGGAGGGTGAGGCGCGGCCCACTGCAG GCGCAGCCACCGCGGAGAGCGACCTGAGCAAGGTCCGGCACAAGCTCCGCAAGTTCCTGCTGAGGCGACCCACGCTGCAGTCGCTGCGGGAGAAGGGCTACATCAAAG ACCAGGTGTTCGGCTGCGCGCTGGCCGCGCTGTGTGAACGCGAGAGGAGCTCGGTGCCGCGCTTCGTACAGCAGTGCATCCGCACCGTCGAGGCCCGGG GGCTGGACATCGACGGCCTGTACCGCATCAGTGGAAATCTGGCCACCATCCAGAAGCTGCGCTATAAGGTGGACCACG ATGAGCGCCTGGACCTGGAGGATGGGCGCTGGGAGGACGTCCACGTGATCACCGGCGCCCTGAAGCTCTTCTTTCGAGAGCTGCCGGAGCCCCTCTTTCCCTTCTCGCACTTCCGCCAGTTCATCGAGGCCATCA AGCTGCCGGACCAGGCCCAGCGCGGCCGCCGTGTGCGGGACCTGGTGCGCTCGCTGCCCGCCCCCAACCACGACACGCTGCGGCTGCTCTTCCAGCACCTGTGCAG gGTGATCGAGCACGGCGATCAGAACCGCATGTCCGTGCAGAGCGTGGCCATAGTGTTCGGGCCTACGCTGCTGCGGCCCGAGACTGAGGAAACCAGCATGCCCATGACCATGGTGTTCCAGAGTCAGGTGGTGGAGCTCATCCTGCAGCGGTGTTCAGACATCTTCCGGCCGCACTGA